A window of the Streptomyces sp. NBC_01351 genome harbors these coding sequences:
- a CDS encoding response regulator transcription factor, with the protein MIARIRVLLADDQRLVRAGFRSILEDEDDIEVVGEAQNGTEAVALARELRPDIVLMDVRMPEEDGIAATRRIVGDKELAEVRVLILTTFDIDDYVYDALRAGASGFLVKDTEPMELLHGIRVCARGDALIAPTVTRRLIAEFASRVKVPDPSPRLKALTEREREVMGLVGLGLNNDEIAQRLVLSPSTAKTHVSRIMTKLDVHDRAQLVVLAYESGMITPGWLS; encoded by the coding sequence ATGATCGCGCGTATCAGAGTGCTGCTCGCCGATGACCAGAGGCTGGTTCGGGCCGGGTTCAGGTCGATCCTCGAGGACGAGGACGACATAGAGGTCGTGGGCGAGGCGCAGAACGGCACGGAAGCGGTCGCCCTCGCCCGCGAACTTCGGCCCGACATCGTCCTCATGGACGTACGGATGCCCGAAGAGGACGGCATAGCCGCGACCCGGCGGATCGTCGGCGACAAGGAACTCGCCGAGGTACGGGTCCTCATCCTCACCACCTTCGACATCGACGACTACGTCTACGACGCCCTGCGCGCGGGCGCCTCGGGCTTCCTCGTCAAGGACACCGAGCCGATGGAACTGCTCCACGGCATCCGGGTCTGCGCCCGGGGCGACGCACTGATCGCGCCCACCGTGACGCGCCGTCTGATCGCCGAGTTCGCCTCGCGGGTCAAGGTGCCCGACCCCAGCCCCCGCTTGAAGGCCCTGACCGAGCGCGAGCGTGAGGTGATGGGCCTGGTCGGTCTCGGCCTCAACAACGACGAGATCGCCCAGCGGCTCGTACTGAGCCCCTCCACCGCCAAGACCCACGTCAGCCGGATCATGACCAAACTGGACGTCCACGACCGCGCCCAGCTC
- a CDS encoding sensor histidine kinase: MPSEVVRAYRLDRVVLASGVVLVADCALRSLGADPDTSWRTVLGWGLALIGWLVLGFRFSHPVAVGVVGLVAAVGYYLIGEADGPSPLIVFMVALYTLARVGRLAVVASLAAVVMLILGYGEFIDVGDQRKVDDMSIALLAGWFLSVIAFGHAMLVRQAYQAEAEQRALAAERERDARALQAATEERLRIARELHDVLGHNISLMNIQAAAALHRSAKRPGETAELTTALEFVRDASRDALREVRATLGVLRQVDDTAPTTPAAGLERLGELVDRAATTGLRVSLEVSGDPIPVSPQISLAAYRIVQESLTNIARHAEAAGARIDLDYGPYELRVRIDDDGRGTPDTAGGSGIAGMTERARALGGELTAAKTESGFRVTARLPLGSGDAVPAREAVAAAGSPKAS; this comes from the coding sequence ATGCCTTCCGAAGTGGTGCGGGCCTACCGGCTGGACCGAGTCGTCCTGGCGAGCGGTGTCGTCCTGGTCGCCGACTGCGCGCTGCGGAGCTTGGGCGCCGACCCTGACACGTCCTGGAGGACGGTGCTCGGCTGGGGACTGGCGCTCATCGGGTGGCTGGTCCTCGGCTTCCGCTTCTCCCACCCGGTAGCGGTCGGCGTGGTGGGTCTCGTAGCGGCCGTCGGGTACTACCTGATCGGCGAAGCCGACGGTCCCTCGCCGCTGATCGTGTTCATGGTGGCCCTGTACACCCTCGCCCGCGTCGGGCGACTGGCCGTGGTGGCCTCGCTCGCTGCCGTCGTCATGCTGATCCTCGGCTACGGCGAGTTCATCGACGTCGGCGACCAGCGCAAGGTCGACGACATGTCGATCGCCCTGCTCGCCGGCTGGTTCCTCAGCGTGATCGCTTTCGGCCACGCCATGCTCGTACGCCAGGCCTACCAGGCCGAGGCCGAGCAACGTGCCCTGGCCGCCGAGCGCGAGCGGGACGCCCGCGCGCTTCAGGCCGCCACCGAAGAGCGCCTGCGCATCGCCCGCGAACTGCACGACGTACTGGGCCACAACATCTCCCTCATGAACATCCAGGCCGCCGCAGCCCTGCACCGCAGCGCCAAGCGTCCCGGCGAGACCGCCGAACTCACCACGGCGCTGGAGTTCGTACGCGACGCCAGCCGGGACGCCCTGCGCGAAGTGCGCGCCACGCTCGGGGTCCTGCGCCAGGTGGACGACACGGCGCCCACCACGCCCGCGGCAGGCCTCGAGCGGCTCGGCGAACTCGTCGACCGGGCCGCCACCACGGGCCTGCGGGTCAGCCTCGAAGTCAGCGGAGACCCGATCCCCGTGTCCCCCCAGATATCACTGGCCGCCTACCGCATCGTTCAGGAGTCCCTCACCAACATCGCCCGCCATGCGGAGGCGGCCGGCGCCCGCATCGACCTCGACTACGGCCCGTACGAACTGCGCGTCCGCATCGACGACGACGGTCGGGGCACACCGGACACCGCGGGCGGCAGCGGCATCGCCGGAATGACCGAGCGCGCCCGCGCCCTCGGCGGCGAACTGACCGCGGCCAAAACCGAGTCGGGCTTCCGCGTCACGGCCCGTCTCCCCCTCGGCTCCGGTGACGCCGTGCCCGCACGTGAGGCCGTGGCCGCGGCGGGCTCCCCGAAGGCGAGCTGA